TATGAGATGGAACCTGTTCTGAGACAACTCTTCAGCAGTCAGCATTTCTTTGATACTGATAATTCGTTGGCTGAAGACAATAGCCGTGGAGCGATCATCAAGTCACCTTTAGAGATTGCTTTAGGTGGAATGAAATATTTTGGTATAACGCTCCCTGACCCACAAACAGATGCTGCCAGTTTCTACGAAATCATGGAGAATGTTTTAGGAATGGTCGGAGATCAAGGCATGAACTTTTATGAGCCGTTTGAGGTGGCTGGGTACACTTCTTATCATCAAGCCCCTGCCTATAACCGAAACTGGATTACTCCAAACTACTTGGCTTACCGCTACCTGTTTGGTGAGTACCTTGTTTTTGACAAAGGCACAAAACTGGGACTTGAGTGGGATACTGTTGCTTTCATTGTAAACAATGTCAGTGAACCGGGTGATGCCACCTTGCTTGTCAAAACCCTTACGGACACCTTACTCCCTGAGATCATCACTGACGAACGCTTCAATTACTTCCTGTACAGCAAGATGCTGGACAATTTTTCACTGATGGACTGGGAAAATGAGTGGAGAGCCTATCAGATTACAGGCAATGACGAAACTGTTAGACCACTGCTTGAGACACTGCTGATTGGACTATTGCAATCGCCTGAGTATCAACTCTGCTAGTCACTTTTTTAATCAAACCAACATGTTCCTTTACCAATCTTCAGTATCATGAAAAGAAGAAACTTCATTAAAAACCTGTCCTCTTTGGCAGGAGCTGCACCTTTTGTATTGAATGGATTGCCGATGCAAGCATTTGCAGCCAACAGTGAACTACAAAGAGCTGCTGCTAACAGTACCAATGATCGGGTAATTGTCCTTATACAGCTTCATGGAGGTAACGATGGACTGAATACCATCATCCCAATCAATCAATACAGTGAATACTATAACTTAAGAGCCAATATAGCGATTCCTGAATCAGGGAACCGCAAGATGATTCAGCTAGACAGTTTCTTACCTGATGAGCAACAGGTTGGCCTTCACCCTGACATGCAGGATTTCAAATGGCTTTATGACCAAGGCAAAGCTGCCGTTGTACAGAACGTTGCCTACGAAAACATCAACGGATCACACTTCCGTAGCCGTGACATTTGGTTTATGGGTGGCGACTATGATGACCATTACGGATCAGGATGGATTGGGCGATACCTCAATCACTATGACCCTGCCTACCCTGAAGGTTATCCAAGTGAACAAAACCCTGATCCACTGGCCTTGGAAATCGGGAACGACATGTCTTTAGCTTTCCATAGGGATTCAGGTATACCTGTTTCTATCTCAATCAACAATCCGGAACAGTTTTACAATCTGATTACCAATGTAGGAGGTGCCCCGCCAGAGTCTGTTAAGGACACATTCTACGGACATGAACTGCAATGGATTATGGACCTGGAAGAAAAGTCCAACCAATATGCAGGAAGACTTAAAGAGCTGTTTGATAAAGGACGCAACAGTAGTACTGTATATCCAGAGCGTTATCCGCTAAGTGCTCCAGACGGAGATGTAAGGAATCCGCTTTCAGCACAGCTGCGAATGATTGCAAGGCTTTTAAGTGGAGGTGCTCAAACCAAGATTTTCCTTGCTAAAATTGGCGGTTTTGATACCCATGCCAATCAGGTTGAAGATTATGATGCGACCATGGGAGGACATGCAGCCAAGCTGTATCACATCACTTCTGCCGTAAGGGCTTTTCAGGATGATTTGAAAGCTTTAGGGCTTGAAGATAAAGTCCTGACGGTCACTTTCTCTGAATTTGGAAGAAGGGCAATTTCCAATGGTAGTTATGGCACTGACCACGGGAAGGCAGCCCCAATGATGATCTTTGGCAAAAATGTTCATCCAGGTGTGGTTGGTAACACTCCTGACTTGAAAAACCTCGATCGAGGAGACATCCGCTATGAGATTGATTACCGTCAAGTATTCACCACGCTTCTTGAAGACTGGATGGGGGCAACTCCTGAGGCTATTCAGGATACAAGGTTCGAAGACTTTTCAGATAAAAAGCTCCCATTGATTGCAGGTAGTTCCACTGTTACAAGTATCAAGGACGATTTCATCAATGAGCGATACAGGTTAGACAACTGCTACCCGAATCCAGCTCGAAATAAAACCATTTTCAGTTATCGGATCAATGCAAACATGCATGTCAGTCTCAACCTCTATGATATGAATGGACAATTGGTCAAGCGAATTGTAGATGAGGTTCAAAAGCCCGGCACTTACCAATATCCTGTTACGCTTTACAATGTTCCGGCAGGTACTTACATATACAGAATAGAGGCAGGTCTGCTGAAAGCAGCAAAAAGGCTAATCATTGCCAAATAAATAAAATAATGAGATTCATTTTTTAAAGAGAATATATATGAAAAGGATTCTATGGATAGGGATTCTTTGTAGCACACTGATGATTTTGTCTAATCAGACATTTGCACAAAGGTATCTTAAGAGCAAGCGACTCTCAGATGAAGCAAATATTTCCGCTAAAATTTTAGATGATTCCCATTGGATGATCGGTTTTAAGGTTGGCATGAATGCCACTATGGTACAACAGGATGGATTTCATAGTGTACTGTCTTCTGTTGGTCAAAACAATGAGGAAGAAAAGGCTTATACCACAGTAACGAATAACATCAGCCCAAACTTGGCTGCGCAGTTCTTCTACTACCCTGTCAGGTTTATGGCTATTTCTGTACAGCCAACATTTGCCAACTACCGATATGGTTATGAAACGTCTCACAAATGGCTTCCTGCAGAATCCGGTTTAGAGACAGTGAGAACCAACTACAAGCATCAACATTCTCTCAATTACTTTGAGGCTCCAATGCTGCTACATTTTTCACTGTCAAAATACCCATTCAGGTTTTTTGTTCAAGGTGGAATGTACTACAGCAAGCTGTTGAATGCGAACAAAACCATCACAGGTGATAAAAGCATTACCGAAGGCGGACTGACAACAGTAACAGAAGAGAAAAAGAAGTTTGGTATTGACAACCAATACTATGACAGCTTTTGGGGATACACAGCAGGTGGAGGTATTGGTTTTGACCTTTACACGACACGACTGTCTTTGGAGGTTAACTACAAGCAGCCAATGATGGGTATTACAGCTCCTGATGGAAAATACGACAACCTTGAGCTGGTTTCTAGCTATTATGATATATCTGATGACCTAAGCATGCGCAACATTGAAGTTTCAATCAGCATGGCTGTCCCACTTGACCATATTGGACAGGTTTACAACAGGAATTCATACAAAGGCAAAAAGAAGAGAAAATAACCAGCACACATTATGTGTGATATGATAAAAGAATTTAACATGAAATACCATTACATATTTTACATGCTGCTATTGCTGGTGATCTCATTCAGCAACTGCACCGAAGAGCAGGAAGTTCCACTGCCGGAAGACCGTTTTCTAAAAGTATTTCAAAGAGCTACAGACACCCCTGTTTTCCCTATTGCGCATGCGCAGACTGCTGACAATGGCTACCTGATACTGGCCCGTGTGTCTCCAAGAAGTACTTCCAGTTCACCTGATGAGACCATTTCCAGTTTTTATGGTGGGTACTTACTGAAAACAAATGCATCAGGCGAAATGGAATGGGAGAAATTCCTTCCTCAACAATATGTAAACCCCGTAGGTAAAATCTTGATTAATGGTTCAGATGCAAACTTTATCTGTATGGATGCTGCATCACTGGGCACATACATACTTTCAGTGGACCTACTATCTGGAGACCTTACCACAAACCAATATTTCAGTGATTACCAATACCCTTTGGCAACAACATTGACAACTGATGGAGGTATAGTACTTCAGCACTACAATCGAACAAACCGAAGCACAAGGATTGTGAAAATGAATGCAAATGGACAAGAGGTATGGAGTGAAGATATGTCTGTTGAAGAAGATGTAGAAGACGCTCTTTTCAGTCAGTTGGTAGGCAATACTGATATACTCCCATTTTTTGTTGAAGAAGCTAATGGTATGTATCTCGTCAATGGTTTCTATAACTTCTCATTTTCGTTGATGTTCGTCAACGCTGCTGATGGCGTCCGTAAAGGAAGCGTAATTGGCAACCGTTTGAGTAGTGGTATTCGCTCAGCAATCGAGGTGAGTGGCGATGAGTTTGCTATTGCTGTATTTGATCCCTTAGAAACAAACATTAGTCCGTCTATCAATATTGCAACAGTTCAAGACAACAGTATTGCCAGTCTAGAAACAAGTCGATTGCCAGAAATCAGCAACTCCCAAGTAGCTATCTGCAAGACGACACTACAAGGCAAAGATGTTATCTGCTATGCAGTCACGACCAATAGTCAGCAAGTCAAGTTGCTCATCTTTGATCCGGAAAGTCAAACTTTACTAGGGGAGCAATATTATGGTGAAGGGTATGACTTCAATGTACAAGACATCGCAACTACCGAAGATGGAGGCATTAGCATTTTGGCTTCTACCTATGCAATGGGAAGGTTCAACAGTCCTGTCTTAATTAAAATGAGTAAAGAGGATTTGGAAGAACTTACTTCTCAATAAGATTGATATCACTACACTGTTATATAGAAAAAGTCTCAGAAGTCCGTAATTGCTTCTGAGGCTTTTTTGGCTGAAGAGAAACTCGAATTACCCCTTCAATGCCTTTACACAAAGTGTGGTTACTTTATGGGCATCATCACTTGTCAACTTTTCATCTGAAAAGATTCTTTTTACTCGTGACGAAGCATATTCAATTGGAATTGCAGGGAATACTGCCGTAAACTCTTCTATTGAAATGCCAGCGTCTACTTCTTTTGTCTCCTTTCCTTTATCCAACAGCTTCTCAAAAGATTCAGGAATTCGCAAACGCATATCCTTTGACATCAAGAATGTATAATCATTCATCAACATATTGATGAACATCGCTTTTGATGGATTTTCATTCGTCAATTCAAAGATTGCATTAATGAAGTTGAACAGAATCTCTTCCAACGTATTGTAGGTATTCATCATTTCATACACCAGTTGACGGAATTCGTCAATATGGGATGCATAAAGTGACTGCACCAATGCCTGCTTACTTGGAAAGTGTCTATATAGGTAACCGTCTGCTACCTGTGCCCTTTTGGCGATAGACGAAACGGAAGCACCTCCGTATCCCTTGGTTACAACCATTTCTATCGTTGCCTGCTTAATTCTTTCTAACTTTGTTTCGTCTATACTTTTAGCCATAATA
This portion of the Limibacter armeniacum genome encodes:
- a CDS encoding TetR/AcrR family transcriptional regulator encodes the protein MAKSIDETKLERIKQATIEMVVTKGYGGASVSSIAKRAQVADGYLYRHFPSKQALVQSLYASHIDEFRQLVYEMMNTYNTLEEILFNFINAIFELTNENPSKAMFINMLMNDYTFLMSKDMRLRIPESFEKLLDKGKETKEVDAGISIEEFTAVFPAIPIEYASSRVKRIFSDEKLTSDDAHKVTTLCVKALKG
- a CDS encoding porin family protein: MKRILWIGILCSTLMILSNQTFAQRYLKSKRLSDEANISAKILDDSHWMIGFKVGMNATMVQQDGFHSVLSSVGQNNEEEKAYTTVTNNISPNLAAQFFYYPVRFMAISVQPTFANYRYGYETSHKWLPAESGLETVRTNYKHQHSLNYFEAPMLLHFSLSKYPFRFFVQGGMYYSKLLNANKTITGDKSITEGGLTTVTEEKKKFGIDNQYYDSFWGYTAGGGIGFDLYTTRLSLEVNYKQPMMGITAPDGKYDNLELVSSYYDISDDLSMRNIEVSISMAVPLDHIGQVYNRNSYKGKKKRK
- a CDS encoding DUF1501 domain-containing protein, producing the protein MKRRNFIKNLSSLAGAAPFVLNGLPMQAFAANSELQRAAANSTNDRVIVLIQLHGGNDGLNTIIPINQYSEYYNLRANIAIPESGNRKMIQLDSFLPDEQQVGLHPDMQDFKWLYDQGKAAVVQNVAYENINGSHFRSRDIWFMGGDYDDHYGSGWIGRYLNHYDPAYPEGYPSEQNPDPLALEIGNDMSLAFHRDSGIPVSISINNPEQFYNLITNVGGAPPESVKDTFYGHELQWIMDLEEKSNQYAGRLKELFDKGRNSSTVYPERYPLSAPDGDVRNPLSAQLRMIARLLSGGAQTKIFLAKIGGFDTHANQVEDYDATMGGHAAKLYHITSAVRAFQDDLKALGLEDKVLTVTFSEFGRRAISNGSYGTDHGKAAPMMIFGKNVHPGVVGNTPDLKNLDRGDIRYEIDYRQVFTTLLEDWMGATPEAIQDTRFEDFSDKKLPLIAGSSTVTSIKDDFINERYRLDNCYPNPARNKTIFSYRINANMHVSLNLYDMNGQLVKRIVDEVQKPGTYQYPVTLYNVPAGTYIYRIEAGLLKAAKRLIIAK